One Paenarthrobacter aurescens TC1 DNA window includes the following coding sequences:
- the galK gene encoding galactokinase (identified by match to protein family HMM PF00288; match to protein family HMM TIGR00131), whose translation MTTTTDTGVLAARFQETFGAAADGVWQAPGRVNLIGEHTDYNEGFVLPFAIDKTAKVALRVRDDSRVRMLSTFGGHGVVEADLADSEPGSGEGWSRYPLGVAWALKERGIQVPGFDLLLDSDVPSGAGLSSSHAIECAVISALNELTGAGFAAEDLVLATQRAENVFVGAPTGIMDQSASLRGAKGHAVFLDCRDQHVELVPFDAEASGLVLLVIDTKVSHSHADGGYASRRASCELGAEILGVTALRDVGVERLEEASGLLDETTLRRVRHVVTENDRVLQTVETLGKLGPAAIGELLDASHVSMRDDFEISCPELDLAVDTSRANGAIGARMTGGGFGGSAIALTPVGQEQQVRDAVVRSFAEAGFTAPDIFTVTPAAGALRLA comes from the coding sequence ATGACCACCACCACCGACACCGGCGTCCTCGCCGCCCGCTTCCAGGAAACGTTCGGTGCAGCTGCCGACGGCGTGTGGCAGGCACCTGGACGCGTCAACCTGATCGGCGAGCACACGGACTACAACGAAGGCTTTGTGCTGCCCTTCGCCATCGACAAGACAGCAAAGGTGGCTTTGCGGGTCCGCGACGACTCCAGGGTTCGCATGCTGTCCACTTTTGGCGGGCACGGCGTGGTGGAGGCTGACCTCGCGGATTCGGAGCCCGGATCCGGTGAGGGGTGGTCACGCTACCCCCTCGGCGTCGCCTGGGCACTCAAGGAACGTGGCATCCAAGTCCCCGGCTTTGACCTCCTGCTGGATTCCGACGTTCCCTCCGGAGCGGGTCTGTCGTCGTCACACGCCATCGAGTGCGCCGTCATCTCGGCCCTCAACGAGTTGACCGGCGCGGGTTTCGCTGCCGAAGACCTGGTGCTCGCTACCCAGCGCGCCGAGAACGTGTTCGTTGGCGCACCCACCGGGATCATGGACCAGTCAGCATCCTTGCGCGGCGCCAAGGGACACGCGGTGTTCTTGGACTGCCGTGACCAGCATGTGGAGCTGGTGCCGTTCGACGCAGAAGCGTCGGGCTTGGTCCTGTTGGTCATCGACACCAAGGTGTCGCATTCGCACGCCGACGGCGGTTACGCCTCCCGCCGCGCATCCTGCGAGTTGGGTGCCGAGATACTTGGCGTCACAGCACTGCGCGACGTCGGCGTAGAGCGTTTGGAGGAAGCCTCCGGACTGCTGGACGAGACGACGCTCCGGCGCGTCCGCCACGTGGTCACCGAAAATGATCGCGTACTTCAGACAGTCGAAACCTTGGGCAAGCTGGGTCCCGCCGCCATCGGGGAGTTGCTGGACGCCAGCCACGTTTCCATGCGCGACGATTTTGAGATCTCCTGCCCGGAACTCGACCTTGCCGTGGACACATCTCGGGCCAACGGTGCCATAGGCGCCCGCATGACGGGCGGCGGCTTCGGCGGCTCAGCCATCGCATTGACGCCGGTGGGCCAAGAGCAGCAGGTTCGTGACGCCGTCGTGCGTTCCTTCGCGGAGGCGGGTTTCACCGCACCGGACATCTTCACCGTCACCCCGGCTGCGGGAGCGCTTCGCCTGGCCTGA
- a CDS encoding putative aldose 1-epimerase (identified by match to protein family HMM PF01263), producing MQYGIAMSASPSPADSTHQSESRRFATGRQFELRRGDALAVVTELAAGLRLYSRGGVQLTESYGDDEISPGATGITLAPWANRVEDGIWYLEGKKQQLDITEASRNNASHGLLRNTGYVLVDESEFSVTLEATVFPQHGYPFLVRHLVRYELDQSGDLRVSQTLINDSQSTAPFVLGAHPYLRVGDVAPEDLVLTVHAGTRLVADERLIPRSTAPADGQYDFSGGSVVGSLLVDVALTDLTYDGGIARHTLTAPDGRSVSLEQDESCRYVHVFVTDTFPGRSKAVAIEPMTGPANAFNSGDGLRWLAPGEAFTMRWGIAASL from the coding sequence ATGCAGTACGGTATTGCCATGTCTGCCTCCCCGTCGCCAGCCGATAGCACCCATCAATCCGAGTCCCGCCGCTTCGCCACGGGCCGACAGTTCGAGCTCCGCCGGGGCGATGCGCTCGCCGTCGTCACCGAGCTCGCCGCCGGCCTGCGACTCTACTCCCGGGGCGGAGTCCAGTTGACCGAAAGCTACGGCGACGACGAAATTTCGCCCGGTGCCACGGGCATCACCCTGGCGCCCTGGGCCAACCGGGTAGAGGACGGGATCTGGTACCTGGAAGGCAAGAAGCAGCAACTCGACATCACCGAGGCCTCACGCAACAACGCCAGCCACGGCCTGCTGCGCAACACCGGGTACGTGTTGGTGGACGAATCCGAGTTTTCCGTGACGCTGGAAGCCACAGTCTTCCCCCAGCACGGCTACCCGTTCCTGGTGCGGCACCTGGTGCGCTACGAACTCGACCAGAGCGGAGACCTCCGTGTCTCGCAGACGTTGATCAACGATTCGCAGAGCACGGCGCCCTTTGTCCTGGGTGCCCACCCGTACCTGCGCGTCGGCGATGTCGCCCCCGAGGATTTGGTCCTGACGGTGCATGCGGGCACTCGACTGGTAGCGGACGAGCGACTGATTCCGCGAAGCACCGCTCCCGCAGACGGTCAGTACGATTTCTCCGGCGGGTCGGTGGTGGGCAGCTTGCTGGTGGATGTCGCCTTGACGGACCTGACGTACGACGGCGGCATAGCGCGCCATACGCTGACCGCGCCGGATGGCCGCAGCGTAAGCCTTGAACAGGATGAGAGCTGCCGGTACGTCCACGTCTTCGTCACAGACACCTTCCCGGGCCGATCCAAAGCCGTGGCCATCGAACCCATGACAGGGCCGGCCAACGCGTTCAACAGCGGCGATGGCCTGCGCTGGCTGGCACCCGGAGAAGCTTTCACCATGCGCTGGGGAATTGCGGCATCCCTGTAG
- the galT gene encoding galactose-1-phosphate uridylyltransferase (identified by match to protein family HMM PF01087; match to protein family HMM PF02744; match to protein family HMM TIGR00209) translates to MWNDVVMSRITSTRLADSRELIYFDDPGTPERTPDSLVDHRELPARGEPGEVRYDALSGDWVAVAAHRQTRTHLPPADQCPICPTTAANPSEIPASDYDVVVFENRFPSLGPALGDIPPVPAPGHSGHNLKGAAYGRCEVVAFTPQHTGSFAELGQTRARTVIEAWAQRTEALSALPGIKQVFPFENRGADIGVTLHHPHGQIYAYPYVTPRAAQLGAVARKYYDDVDAKETLGASLLKAEREDGSRMVLEAKHFSAYVPFAARWPLEVHLVPHRSVPDLAALTGEERDELSHVYLDLLKRLDSLYPTPMPYISAWHQAPLDPVLRPAGQLHLQLTSPRRAADKLKYLAGSEAAMGAFINDTTPEAVAERLRSVAAAPASNKTLEGTRA, encoded by the coding sequence TTGTGGAATGATGTAGTTATGAGCCGCATCACCAGCACCCGCCTCGCGGACAGCCGAGAGCTGATCTACTTCGACGACCCCGGAACCCCGGAGCGAACACCGGATTCCTTGGTGGACCACCGCGAGCTTCCCGCCCGTGGCGAGCCGGGCGAGGTGCGTTATGACGCTTTGTCCGGTGACTGGGTAGCGGTAGCTGCCCATCGCCAAACCCGTACGCACCTTCCCCCTGCTGATCAGTGCCCCATCTGCCCCACCACTGCGGCGAACCCTTCCGAAATCCCGGCCTCGGACTATGACGTGGTGGTGTTCGAAAACCGCTTCCCTTCCCTGGGCCCGGCATTGGGCGACATTCCCCCGGTTCCGGCTCCCGGGCATTCCGGTCACAACCTCAAGGGAGCGGCATACGGTCGCTGCGAGGTAGTTGCCTTCACACCGCAGCACACTGGCTCCTTCGCCGAACTCGGCCAAACCCGTGCCCGCACCGTCATTGAAGCGTGGGCCCAGCGCACCGAAGCATTGAGCGCCCTGCCCGGCATCAAGCAGGTGTTTCCGTTCGAGAACCGCGGTGCGGACATCGGCGTCACCCTGCACCATCCGCACGGCCAGATCTACGCGTACCCCTATGTGACTCCCCGTGCCGCCCAGCTCGGGGCGGTAGCCCGGAAGTACTACGACGACGTCGACGCGAAAGAAACGCTCGGGGCCTCGCTCCTGAAGGCTGAACGCGAGGACGGCAGCCGCATGGTCCTGGAAGCCAAGCACTTCAGCGCCTACGTGCCGTTCGCGGCGCGCTGGCCTTTGGAAGTTCATCTCGTTCCGCATCGCAGCGTCCCCGACCTCGCGGCCCTCACAGGGGAAGAACGCGATGAGCTTTCCCACGTCTACTTGGACCTGCTGAAGCGCCTCGACTCCCTCTACCCCACCCCCATGCCGTACATTTCGGCCTGGCACCAGGCACCACTGGACCCGGTTCTTCGCCCGGCGGGCCAGCTGCACCTGCAGCTGACGTCACCTCGCCGCGCTGCCGATAAGCTCAAGTATCTGGCCGGCTCCGAGGCCGCCATGGGAGCGTTCATCAACGACACCACACCCGAAGCGGTGGCGGAGCGCCTGCGCAGCGTCGCCGCAGCACCGGCTTCAAACAAGACCTTGGAAGGCACACGAGCATGA
- a CDS encoding putative branched-chain amino acid transport system, permease component (identified by match to protein family HMM PF02653), with product MDFGFIFSSALGELFSPTTAAYALAALGLAVHFGYSGLLNFGQAGFMAVGAYGFAISTLTFDAPFFLALLIAVLCSVIFAFILGIPTLRLRADYLAIVTIAAAEIVRYVVTTNQLTSVTGSANGLAAFEGTFYSMNPFPEGSYMGMNNRDFFIRVVGWGLVIVCCVLVWLLMRSPWGRVLKGIREDENAVRSLGKNVYAYKMQALIIGGVLGALAGMIFTLPRGAVQPSNYGTELTFFLWTCLLLGGMATVLGPVIGAMIFWVVLSLTQSLLYGLIESGAITWLTTVQAGQLRYILVGVALMLLMIFRPQGVFGNKKELAFA from the coding sequence ATGGATTTCGGATTTATTTTCTCCAGCGCCCTTGGCGAATTGTTCAGCCCGACGACGGCGGCCTACGCACTTGCCGCTTTGGGCCTCGCGGTTCACTTCGGCTACTCAGGCCTGTTGAACTTCGGCCAGGCCGGCTTCATGGCAGTGGGTGCCTACGGTTTCGCCATCTCAACTTTGACCTTTGACGCACCCTTCTTCCTTGCCCTGCTGATCGCCGTTCTGTGTTCAGTGATCTTCGCGTTCATCCTCGGTATTCCTACACTCCGGCTACGGGCGGACTACCTGGCAATCGTGACCATCGCCGCGGCGGAAATTGTCCGCTACGTGGTCACTACCAACCAGCTCACCAGCGTCACTGGTTCGGCAAACGGCCTGGCGGCCTTCGAGGGCACGTTCTACTCCATGAATCCTTTCCCCGAAGGCTCTTACATGGGCATGAACAACCGTGACTTCTTTATCCGCGTGGTGGGCTGGGGCTTGGTCATCGTTTGCTGCGTCTTGGTCTGGCTTCTGATGCGCAGCCCCTGGGGCCGTGTCCTCAAGGGCATCCGCGAGGACGAGAACGCTGTCCGCTCGCTCGGCAAGAATGTCTACGCCTACAAGATGCAGGCGCTGATCATCGGTGGTGTGCTTGGCGCATTGGCGGGCATGATCTTCACGCTCCCCCGCGGGGCCGTCCAACCGTCCAACTACGGCACTGAACTCACGTTCTTCCTGTGGACCTGCCTTCTGCTGGGCGGCATGGCCACGGTTCTTGGGCCGGTCATTGGAGCAATGATTTTCTGGGTTGTGCTCTCGCTGACCCAAAGCCTGCTCTACGGCCTCATCGAGTCAGGGGCAATCACGTGGCTGACCACCGTACAGGCAGGCCAGTTGCGCTACATCCTGGTGGGTGTTGCCT
- a CDS encoding putative Branched-chain amino acid transport system, permease component (identified by match to protein family HMM PF02653), producing MVQQQDFGQNLLNRLVAGLSFGLLLALASVGLSLIFGTTGLTNFAHGEMVTLGAVLVFMFNAFGFPFWLAILLALVGGGLFGYVQDAGLWRPLRKRGSGLVPMMIVSIGLALAIRYVIQFFFGGATQQLPGAQSSEIQIGPVSISPNNLWSLIISAVVIALIGIVLLKTRLGKATRAVADNPALAAASGIDVDSVIRIVWIVGGVLASLGGILWAYYRPGVTFDMGSQILLLIFAGVTLGGLGTVFGALIGSIVVGIFVELTTVFGLPADLKYVGALFIMIVVLLFRPQGILGRRERVG from the coding sequence GTGGTCCAGCAACAGGACTTCGGCCAGAACCTGCTCAACCGCCTGGTTGCCGGGTTGAGCTTCGGCCTCCTCCTTGCACTCGCCTCGGTTGGCCTCTCCCTGATCTTCGGCACCACCGGCCTGACCAACTTCGCCCACGGTGAGATGGTGACACTCGGTGCGGTACTGGTGTTCATGTTCAATGCCTTCGGATTCCCCTTCTGGCTGGCCATCCTGCTCGCACTGGTAGGCGGCGGTCTCTTTGGCTACGTCCAGGACGCAGGACTGTGGCGCCCCCTGAGGAAGCGTGGCTCAGGCCTCGTCCCTATGATGATCGTCAGCATTGGCCTCGCCTTGGCCATTCGCTATGTCATCCAATTCTTCTTCGGCGGTGCAACACAGCAACTCCCGGGCGCACAAAGTAGCGAGATCCAAATCGGGCCTGTCTCGATCTCTCCGAACAATCTGTGGTCCCTGATTATCAGTGCCGTGGTTATCGCCCTGATCGGCATCGTCCTGCTGAAGACCCGACTCGGCAAGGCAACCCGCGCAGTTGCAGACAACCCCGCGCTGGCAGCCGCCTCGGGCATCGACGTCGACTCCGTCATCCGCATCGTATGGATCGTGGGCGGCGTGCTCGCTTCGCTCGGCGGCATCCTCTGGGCCTACTACCGCCCGGGTGTCACCTTCGATATGGGCTCGCAAATCCTGCTGCTCATCTTCGCCGGCGTCACGCTCGGCGGCTTGGGTACCGTGTTCGGCGCACTGATCGGCTCGATCGTCGTCGGCATCTTCGTGGAACTGACTACAGTGTTCGGCCTCCCCGCCGACCTCAAGTACGTCGGCGCCCTGTTCATCATGATTGTTGTTCTTCTGTTCCGACCGCAGGGTATCCTCGGCCGGCGTGAGCGTGTGGGTTAG
- the ilvA gene encoding threonine dehydratase (identified by match to protein family HMM PF00291; match to protein family HMM PF01842; match to protein family HMM TIGR01127) has translation MNTLETLPVTLDDVLKAQELLEGIITKTPVESSRALGSLVGGNVFFKCENLQRAGSFKVRGAYVRMARLTDDEKKRGVVAASAGNHAQGVAVAAKSLGINARIYMPLGVALPKLAATRSHGAEVVLHGHNVDEALAEAQRYANETGAVFVHPFDNVDVVAGQGTIGLEILDQIPNVDTILMGVGGGGLLAGVAVAIKAKAKELGREIRVIGVQAENAAAYPPSLAADALVPLKKVTTMADGIAVGRPGQLPFSIIRELVDDVVTVSEDSLARALIFLLERAKMVVEPAGAVGVAALMDGKIENPGNTAVVLSGGNIDPMLMLKVIQRGLSAAGRFMTVRMMLDDRPGSLATIARIIAENDANVTGLDHTRLGGSISMGDVSITINLETKGHEHGEQVLGALRAEGFQPIVVH, from the coding sequence GTGAATACCCTCGAAACCCTGCCCGTCACGCTGGACGATGTCCTCAAGGCGCAGGAGCTGCTCGAGGGCATTATTACCAAGACTCCGGTGGAGTCGTCCCGTGCGCTGGGCAGCCTCGTGGGCGGCAACGTCTTTTTCAAGTGTGAGAACCTGCAGCGTGCCGGCTCGTTCAAGGTCCGGGGCGCCTATGTGCGCATGGCCCGGCTGACGGACGACGAAAAGAAGCGCGGCGTAGTAGCGGCATCCGCAGGCAACCACGCCCAGGGTGTGGCTGTAGCCGCCAAGAGCCTGGGCATCAATGCCCGCATCTACATGCCGCTCGGCGTGGCCCTGCCCAAGCTGGCGGCCACGCGCAGCCACGGCGCTGAAGTCGTTCTGCACGGCCACAACGTGGACGAAGCGCTTGCGGAAGCGCAGCGCTACGCCAACGAAACAGGCGCTGTGTTTGTTCACCCCTTCGACAACGTGGACGTCGTTGCCGGTCAGGGCACCATCGGGCTGGAAATCCTGGACCAGATCCCCAACGTGGACACCATCCTCATGGGTGTAGGAGGCGGCGGGCTGCTGGCAGGTGTGGCTGTGGCCATCAAGGCCAAGGCCAAGGAGCTCGGCCGCGAAATCAGGGTCATCGGGGTCCAGGCCGAGAACGCCGCCGCGTACCCGCCGTCCCTCGCCGCTGATGCCCTGGTGCCTCTGAAGAAGGTCACCACCATGGCCGACGGTATCGCCGTAGGACGTCCCGGGCAGTTGCCCTTCAGCATCATCCGCGAGCTCGTGGACGATGTGGTCACCGTGAGTGAGGACTCCCTCGCCCGGGCCCTGATCTTCCTGCTCGAGCGCGCCAAGATGGTGGTTGAGCCGGCCGGGGCCGTCGGAGTAGCTGCGCTGATGGACGGCAAGATCGAAAACCCGGGGAACACCGCCGTCGTGCTTTCCGGCGGCAACATCGATCCCATGCTGATGCTCAAAGTCATCCAGCGCGGTCTGTCGGCCGCAGGCCGCTTCATGACGGTCCGCATGATGCTCGATGACCGGCCGGGTTCGTTGGCCACCATTGCCCGTATCATCGCTGAAAACGATGCCAACGTCACTGGCCTGGACCACACCCGCTTGGGTGGTTCCATCAGCATGGGTGACGTCTCCATCACTATCAACCTGGAAACCAAAGGCCACGAACACGGCGAGCAGGTTCTCGGTGCACTCCGGGCCGAGGGCTTCCAACCAATCGTGGTGCACTGA
- a CDS encoding putative integral membrane protein (identified by match to protein family HMM PF06539) gives MALGGNPVFNGKNFRGAKQAPPVPQNPYGQQFNQAPGRAPSQVMDGHAAWSAQQQNMTNEQLQQMYNQPAAGPADTGRMTYDDVIMKTVACLVVLIIGAGVTLFVAPGLSTMLMIVGALGGFVLALVNTFKKQPSPALILAYAGLEGLFLGGLTRILDGMYPGVGLQAVIGTLAVFGVTLVLFKSGKVRATPKMMRFFLIATIGYAVFALINMVMMWTGAVQEPFGLRTSVEIFGIPLGVFIGILAIGLAAFSLIMDFTSIEEGVRAGAPERYSWVAAFGLTVTLVWLYVEIIRLLAILRGDD, from the coding sequence ATGGCACTTGGCGGAAACCCAGTCTTCAACGGAAAGAATTTCCGTGGAGCAAAGCAGGCCCCGCCTGTACCGCAGAACCCGTACGGCCAGCAGTTCAACCAGGCACCCGGCCGTGCACCGAGCCAGGTCATGGACGGCCATGCAGCATGGTCTGCCCAGCAGCAGAACATGACCAATGAGCAGCTGCAGCAGATGTACAACCAGCCGGCTGCCGGCCCGGCCGACACCGGCCGCATGACCTATGACGACGTCATCATGAAGACCGTCGCCTGCCTCGTTGTGCTGATCATCGGTGCTGGGGTAACGCTGTTCGTTGCTCCCGGCCTCTCCACCATGCTGATGATCGTAGGTGCACTGGGCGGCTTCGTCCTTGCCCTGGTCAACACCTTCAAGAAGCAGCCGTCGCCGGCCCTGATCCTTGCCTACGCCGGACTTGAAGGTCTGTTCCTTGGAGGCCTCACCCGAATCCTGGACGGCATGTACCCCGGCGTCGGCCTCCAAGCCGTCATCGGCACGCTGGCAGTCTTCGGCGTCACCCTTGTGCTCTTCAAGAGCGGCAAGGTCCGCGCCACCCCGAAGATGATGCGCTTCTTCCTGATCGCCACCATTGGTTACGCGGTCTTCGCACTGATCAACATGGTGATGATGTGGACCGGCGCTGTGCAGGAGCCCTTCGGCCTCCGCACAAGCGTCGAGATCTTCGGCATCCCGCTGGGTGTCTTCATCGGCATCCTCGCCATCGGCCTGGCAGCGTTCTCGCTGATCATGGACTTCACCAGCATCGAGGAAGGCGTCCGCGCCGGCGCCCCGGAGCGTTACTCCTGGGTTGCCGCCTTCGGCCTGACGGTCACGCTGGTTTGGCTCTACGTGGAAATCATCCGCCTCCTGGCGATCCTGCGAGGCGACGACTAG
- a CDS encoding putative permease (identified by match to protein family HMM PF01594) codes for MTPTPDAKTRSDRQIAEDIPYGVRIAAAWSWRAGLILLMIGAMVWLLGKVSFLIIPVMVAALLAGLLHPVVAWLRNRKVPNGGAVAITVLGFIGVIGGALALVGRQLVTGFGALWQEALAGIQQIQTWLADGPLHLTADQIDQYISDGANALQNNSSSILSGALSFGSTAGHFAAGLVLALFILIFFLLEGPRIWAFLVRLLPKSARRATDGAGRRGWTSMVSYVRIQMFVAFVDAVGIGVGAAIIQVPLALPLAVLVFIGSFIPVVGALVTGAIAVLLALVANGPINALIMLAIVLVVQQLESHILQPLVMGKAVALHPVAVILSVAAGSYLAGIPGALFAVPLLAVVNTAVRYIAGRTWEHDEGLGGVELQPAAASAGPGGDANFKEVHLPRPESRLGKGVAGKTKASGSTSVEEPQANTNKGE; via the coding sequence ATGACGCCAACACCGGACGCCAAAACACGTTCAGACCGCCAAATTGCCGAAGACATCCCCTACGGGGTGCGCATTGCTGCAGCCTGGTCCTGGCGGGCAGGCCTGATCCTGCTCATGATCGGCGCCATGGTCTGGCTGCTGGGCAAGGTCAGCTTCCTCATCATTCCAGTGATGGTTGCTGCGCTGCTGGCCGGCCTCCTGCATCCTGTGGTGGCCTGGCTGCGCAACCGGAAGGTGCCCAACGGAGGAGCAGTCGCCATCACCGTGTTGGGCTTCATCGGCGTGATCGGTGGTGCCCTTGCGCTGGTGGGCAGGCAACTTGTCACGGGCTTCGGTGCGCTCTGGCAAGAGGCGCTGGCAGGCATCCAACAGATTCAGACCTGGTTGGCAGATGGCCCGCTGCACCTCACTGCGGACCAGATAGACCAATACATTTCCGATGGCGCGAATGCGCTCCAGAACAACAGCAGCAGCATCCTCAGCGGGGCATTGTCCTTCGGCAGCACCGCCGGACACTTTGCGGCGGGGCTTGTCCTGGCCCTGTTCATTCTGATCTTCTTCCTGCTGGAGGGCCCCCGCATCTGGGCTTTCCTGGTCCGGCTCCTGCCCAAGAGCGCGCGACGGGCCACCGATGGCGCCGGGCGCCGGGGCTGGACGTCCATGGTCAGCTACGTGCGGATTCAGATGTTCGTCGCGTTCGTGGATGCCGTGGGCATCGGCGTTGGTGCGGCCATCATCCAAGTCCCGTTGGCCCTGCCCTTGGCGGTCCTCGTCTTCATCGGCTCGTTCATTCCGGTGGTCGGTGCCCTGGTCACCGGTGCCATCGCGGTCCTGCTCGCCCTTGTGGCCAACGGACCCATCAACGCGCTGATCATGCTGGCAATCGTCCTGGTAGTGCAGCAACTTGAAAGCCACATCCTGCAGCCGCTGGTCATGGGCAAGGCCGTGGCGCTGCATCCTGTGGCTGTGATCCTCTCGGTTGCCGCCGGTTCATACCTCGCAGGCATCCCCGGTGCCCTGTTCGCAGTCCCGCTGCTCGCCGTAGTAAACACGGCAGTTCGCTACATTGCGGGCCGGACGTGGGAACATGATGAAGGATTGGGCGGTGTGGAACTCCAGCCGGCAGCCGCCTCGGCGGGGCCAGGCGGCGACGCCAACTTCAAGGAGGTCCACCTCCCGCGGCCCGAATCCCGCCTCGGTAAGGGCGTCGCCGGCAAGACCAAGGCTTCGGGGAGCACCTCTGTCGAGGAGCCTCAAGCCAACACCAACAAAGGAGAATAG
- a CDS encoding putative beta-ketoadipyl CoA thiolase (identified by match to protein family HMM PF00108; match to protein family HMM PF02803; match to protein family HMM TIGR01930) — MTEAVIVATARSPIGRAFKGSLKDERPDDLATAMVRAALAKVPGFDPGAEDGQGLDDILLGCAEPSGEAGSNMARVVAVLAGLDRVPAATINRFCASSLQTLRMAFHAIRSGEAHAIVSAGVESVSRYQDWSGAGETDTANHNPLFEAAGQRTAARAASNIPWTDPRLGGRLPDIYISMGQTAENVATSYGISRAEQDEWGVLSQNRAEAAIASGFYARDISPYTRKDGSVVERDDSPRAGVTLEAVSALQPVFRAEGTVTAGNACPLNDGAAAVVVMSDARARELGLQPLARVVSTGVSALSPELMGMGPVESTRRALALAGLTMDDIDLVELNEAFAVQVVASARELGIDPEKLNVHGGAIALGHPFGMTGARMTSTLLNGLKERDGTLGLATLCVGGGQGMAVVFERLS; from the coding sequence ATGACTGAGGCTGTCATCGTTGCTACTGCCAGAAGCCCTATTGGCCGTGCCTTCAAGGGTTCCCTCAAGGACGAACGTCCGGATGACCTGGCCACCGCCATGGTGCGGGCCGCCCTCGCAAAAGTTCCAGGCTTCGATCCCGGCGCGGAGGACGGCCAAGGCTTGGACGACATCCTGCTGGGCTGCGCTGAACCCAGCGGCGAGGCCGGATCCAACATGGCCAGGGTTGTGGCGGTACTCGCCGGGCTGGACCGCGTACCCGCAGCCACCATCAACCGCTTCTGTGCATCCAGCCTGCAAACCCTTCGGATGGCCTTCCACGCCATCAGATCCGGGGAAGCCCACGCAATCGTGTCCGCCGGGGTGGAGAGCGTGTCCAGGTATCAGGACTGGTCCGGTGCCGGCGAAACCGATACCGCCAACCACAACCCGCTGTTCGAAGCAGCGGGCCAACGCACTGCGGCACGGGCGGCCTCCAACATCCCGTGGACCGACCCTCGGCTCGGCGGGCGACTACCAGACATTTACATCTCCATGGGCCAGACTGCCGAGAACGTCGCCACGAGCTACGGAATCAGCCGGGCCGAGCAGGACGAGTGGGGTGTCCTGAGCCAGAATCGCGCCGAAGCCGCCATCGCCTCAGGGTTCTATGCCCGCGACATCTCGCCCTACACGCGCAAGGACGGAAGTGTGGTGGAGCGCGATGACTCACCCCGAGCCGGGGTCACTTTGGAAGCCGTCTCCGCGTTACAGCCCGTGTTCCGCGCGGAAGGCACCGTGACTGCAGGTAATGCCTGTCCGCTTAACGACGGGGCCGCGGCTGTGGTGGTGATGAGTGACGCGCGCGCCCGTGAACTCGGCCTGCAACCGCTGGCGCGGGTGGTTTCAACAGGCGTCAGTGCCCTTTCCCCCGAACTCATGGGCATGGGACCCGTGGAATCGACGCGGCGGGCCCTTGCCCTGGCAGGACTGACAATGGACGACATCGACCTCGTTGAGCTCAACGAAGCCTTCGCCGTGCAGGTGGTGGCGAGCGCCCGTGAACTGGGGATCGATCCTGAAAAACTCAACGTCCATGGTGGCGCCATCGCTCTGGGCCATCCCTTCGGCATGACCGGGGCCCGGATGACCAGCACTCTCCTCAACGGGCTCAAGGAACGCGACGGAACCCTGGGGCTGGCCACGCTGTGCGTCGGCGGAGGCCAGGGCATGGCTGTCGTTTTTGAGCGCTTGAGCTGA